One Electrophorus electricus isolate fEleEle1 chromosome 10, fEleEle1.pri, whole genome shotgun sequence genomic region harbors:
- the LOC113572244 gene encoding tyrosyl-DNA phosphodiesterase 2 isoform X2 has product MENKQVCERFTYPALPAEDDRDSSKSTECAHAQVKPGKKKKQKKKRQNTEKMFPEKILTEQPTSQSSGNPKQDTYIQTTCDQSTQTDVLQNKSTQTMATQTFQLQCIHTQSMDSKSTQTHRTRPTLREVYEGQGSADHSSEGKEPNQLTLLTWNIDGLDVEDLKERIPSLLSYLGTHRADVVLLQELVPPYLKILQEIMTDYEFLQGDDSGYFTAILLRKSRVEFLQSNIVKFPTTEMGRNLLMANVCFSGQQLCFMTSHLESLKTSSQERMNQLRRVWKWMREAPDSHTVIFGGDTNLRDWEVKKLGGLPDCIMDVWEMLGQPEDCMYTWDTTTNNNKEVPFPVRLRFDRVYLRGPREGLWPHPTRMTLVGLEKLRCSRFTSDHWGILCTFSFESSVQ; this is encoded by the exons ATGGAGAACAAGCAAGTCTGTGAACG TTTTACCTACCCAGCCCTTCCAGCAGAGGATGACAGAGACAGCAGTAAAAGTACAGAATGTGCACATGCTCAGGTAAAACCTggcaagaagaaaaaacaaaagaaaaagaggcaaaacacagagaaaatgtttcCTGAAAAGATACTGACAGAACAGCCAACATCTCAGTCCTCTGGCAATCCAAAAcaggacacatacatacagacaaccTGCGACCAGTCAACTCAGACAGATGTCCTGCAGAATAAGTCCACCCAGACAATGGCTACTCAGACCTTTCAGCTACAGTGCATTCACACTCAGTCTATGGATTCAAAATCAACCCAGACTCATCGAACCAGGCCCACTTTAAGGGAGGTTTATGAAGGACAGGGGTCTGCAGATCACTCATCTGAAGGCAAAGAACCTAATCAGCTTACTCTGCTCACCTGGAACATAGATGGACTAGATGTTGAAGACCTAAAGGAACGAATCCCAAGCTTACTGTCATATTTAGGAAC GCATCGTGCAGATGTGGTACTGTTGCAAGAGCTTGTGCCACCCTACCTGAAGATTTTGCAGGAAATTATGACAGATTATGAGTTTCTGCAAG GTGATGACAGTGGCTATTTTACAGCAATACTACTTAGAAAATCCAGAGTAGAATTTCTTCAGAGCAACATTGTGAAATTTCCCACAACAGAAATGGGGAGAAATCTACTAATGGCCAAT GTATGCTTCTCAGGCCAGCAGCTCTGCTTCATGACCTCTCACTTGGAGAGCTTAAAGACAAGCTCACAGGAGCGCATGAACCAGCTGCGAAGAGTGTGGAAGTGGATGAGGGAAGCCCCAGACAGCCACACCGTCATATTCGGAGGTGACACAAACCTTCGAgattgggag GTAAAGAAGTTGGGAGGTCTTCCAGACTGTATTATGGATGTGTGGGAGATGCTTGGACAGCCCGAGGACTGCATGTACACCTGGGACACAACcactaacaacaacaaagaagTCCCTTTCCCTGTCCGGCTACGCTTTGATCGTGTTTACCTCAGAGGGCCTAGAGAGGGCCTTTGGCCTCACCCGACCAGGATGACACTGGTGGGCCTAGAGAAACTCCGCTGTAGCCGTTTCACCAGTGATCACTGGGGCATTctctgcacattttcttttgagTCATCagtgcagtag
- the LOC113572244 gene encoding tyrosyl-DNA phosphodiesterase 2 isoform X1 — protein sequence MENKQVCERFTDTKGSLHSFTYPALPAEDDRDSSKSTECAHAQVKPGKKKKQKKKRQNTEKMFPEKILTEQPTSQSSGNPKQDTYIQTTCDQSTQTDVLQNKSTQTMATQTFQLQCIHTQSMDSKSTQTHRTRPTLREVYEGQGSADHSSEGKEPNQLTLLTWNIDGLDVEDLKERIPSLLSYLGTHRADVVLLQELVPPYLKILQEIMTDYEFLQGDDSGYFTAILLRKSRVEFLQSNIVKFPTTEMGRNLLMANVCFSGQQLCFMTSHLESLKTSSQERMNQLRRVWKWMREAPDSHTVIFGGDTNLRDWEVKKLGGLPDCIMDVWEMLGQPEDCMYTWDTTTNNNKEVPFPVRLRFDRVYLRGPREGLWPHPTRMTLVGLEKLRCSRFTSDHWGILCTFSFESSVQ from the exons ATGGAGAACAAGCAAGTCTGTGAACG tttcacagacacaaagggcAGTTTacatag TTTTACCTACCCAGCCCTTCCAGCAGAGGATGACAGAGACAGCAGTAAAAGTACAGAATGTGCACATGCTCAGGTAAAACCTggcaagaagaaaaaacaaaagaaaaagaggcaaaacacagagaaaatgtttcCTGAAAAGATACTGACAGAACAGCCAACATCTCAGTCCTCTGGCAATCCAAAAcaggacacatacatacagacaaccTGCGACCAGTCAACTCAGACAGATGTCCTGCAGAATAAGTCCACCCAGACAATGGCTACTCAGACCTTTCAGCTACAGTGCATTCACACTCAGTCTATGGATTCAAAATCAACCCAGACTCATCGAACCAGGCCCACTTTAAGGGAGGTTTATGAAGGACAGGGGTCTGCAGATCACTCATCTGAAGGCAAAGAACCTAATCAGCTTACTCTGCTCACCTGGAACATAGATGGACTAGATGTTGAAGACCTAAAGGAACGAATCCCAAGCTTACTGTCATATTTAGGAAC GCATCGTGCAGATGTGGTACTGTTGCAAGAGCTTGTGCCACCCTACCTGAAGATTTTGCAGGAAATTATGACAGATTATGAGTTTCTGCAAG GTGATGACAGTGGCTATTTTACAGCAATACTACTTAGAAAATCCAGAGTAGAATTTCTTCAGAGCAACATTGTGAAATTTCCCACAACAGAAATGGGGAGAAATCTACTAATGGCCAAT GTATGCTTCTCAGGCCAGCAGCTCTGCTTCATGACCTCTCACTTGGAGAGCTTAAAGACAAGCTCACAGGAGCGCATGAACCAGCTGCGAAGAGTGTGGAAGTGGATGAGGGAAGCCCCAGACAGCCACACCGTCATATTCGGAGGTGACACAAACCTTCGAgattgggag GTAAAGAAGTTGGGAGGTCTTCCAGACTGTATTATGGATGTGTGGGAGATGCTTGGACAGCCCGAGGACTGCATGTACACCTGGGACACAACcactaacaacaacaaagaagTCCCTTTCCCTGTCCGGCTACGCTTTGATCGTGTTTACCTCAGAGGGCCTAGAGAGGGCCTTTGGCCTCACCCGACCAGGATGACACTGGTGGGCCTAGAGAAACTCCGCTGTAGCCGTTTCACCAGTGATCACTGGGGCATTctctgcacattttcttttgagTCATCagtgcagtag
- the kiaa0319 gene encoding dyslexia-associated protein KIAA0319, with protein sequence MNFVPFFLLSLLLHNVRAVVAGQCWQGATYSETVVSPELRSSSILRVPEVVSLAQCARACCDLLGCDLAWFFERRCYVLSCQHKENCQPKKRPGTDSLLAFLQRSPPQTMVLQSLVRGEPYPSHWRPLSRHRGSEIPLEDLALLEGIQDLDKSAVEYTKNYRTVEDRGRDKFISEDRSRSIVEQEERPGLTDWSALQERDGFNLSEVEGGKGKLSLMDAMKASPMALSSAPAVTDGHTTSPSQARPSWGPSASTSPTMEDEEDQFNISITSVEPTAMLQVISADPSSSSLFTTSLPTQPDMETTSQTSSSQPAHTLVVSIGSIGEITLPEKAVELTASVNSETEMEIPYTYEWSLVSSPNEHEGVMEGKHSKTVNISKLSAGVYVVKVSVTGRQASGESVTNFTVEPEMDLNMSPRSVILPPHQDVPLSAASVVIINGSQSSDDTGVVSYLWEQVSGPLLENEAPMDMPVLRLQNLTPGEYTFKLTVTDSEGLTDFTTATVRVIRPKDDPPVARAGTDQVISLPLNHLTLWGNQSTDDHAITSYLWSLHPSTSAIAATMQGVRSPALQLSDLQEGHYSIQLTVTDSSGQQNSDTVSLNVLPENRAPVAVTGPDQQLFLPASSVMLNGSDSTDDCAITSYQWEILSGPPGSKIKDANKAVALVTGLRAGSHKFQLTVQDQQGAADSAVLTVTVKEAKSLPLVAHASGSHTLTLPSNSLVLKGSVSNIVSGNVSFLWLRDEQSPAAGDVLYDSDHQASLYLANLVEGTYLFHLRATDTQGHSSTATATVEVRPDVGQREQVELELQVAVAQVSQQQKDTVLRQLAALLHVLDADIALKGLHGQSDISTVFRFSVQGPDGTVPGPKLARLLRHQLLKEKNDFLLFKVLRVNTVMCLLSCSAHGHCDPITKRCACDHLWMENPFQHFLDDNESNCDWSVLYVTICCVAVFVFLVSMSWAWCKRGRRTKVRKKTKYTILDNVDEHERMELQPKYNIKHRSTEHNSSLMMSESELDSDQDTIFSSQKMDRTRNRANGTMTNRDAYSLHPVEG encoded by the exons ATGAACTTTGTGCCATTCTTTTTGCTCTCCCTGCTATTGCACAATGTAAGAG CTGTAGTAGCAGGGCAATGCTGGCAGGGGGCGACATATTCTGAGACTGTCGTGTCTCCTGagctgagaagcagcagcatcCTGCGGGTTCCGGAAGTGGTGTCTCTGGCCCAGTGTGCTAGGGCCTGCTGTGACCTTTTAGGCTGTGACCTGGCCTGGTTCTTTGAGAGACGCTGCTATGTTCTCAGTTGCCAGCACAAAGAGAACTGTCAACCAAAAAAGAGGCCTGGCACGGACTCGCTGCTTGCATTTCTACAGCGTAGCCCCCCACAGACAATGGTGCTCCAGTCGTTGGTAAGGGGTGAGCCTTATCCCAGCCACTGGCGTCCGCTATCCAGACACAGAGGCTCAGAAATTCCACTGGAGGATCTGGCTTTGTTGGAGGGCATTCAGGATTTGGATAAGTCAGCCGTGGAGTATACAAAGAACTACAGGACTGTGGAGGACAGGGGAAGAGATAAATTCATCAGTGAAGACAGATCCAGATCAATTGTAGAACAGGAAGAAAGACCAGGACTTACTGATTGGTCTGCTCTTCAAGAACGAGATGGATTTAACCTatcagaggtggagggaggtaaAGGAAAGCTCTCTCTGATGGATGCCATGAAAGCCAGTCCGATGGCTCTAAGCTCCGCTCCAGCAGTGACAGATGGACACACAACATCTCCCAGTCAAGCCAGGCCTTCATGGGGGCCTTCAGCATCTACTTCACCCACCATGGAG GATGAGGAAGACCAGTTTAACATCTCTATCACAAGCGTGGAGCCAACGGCCATGCTGCAGGTGATCAGTGCAGATCCATCCAGCTCAAGCCTTTTTACCACCTCACTCCCCACTCAGCCTGATATGGAAACCACATCCCAGACCAGTTCCTCACAGCCAG CACATACCCTTGTTGTGTCTATTGGAAGCATTGGTGAAATAACACTACCTGAAAAAGCAGTAGAACTAACTGCCTCAGTCAATTCAGAGACTGAGATGG AGATCCCTTACACATACGAATGGAGTTTGGTGAGCTCACCAAATGAACACGAGGGGGTGATGGAGGGAAAACATAGCAAGACTGTCAATATCTCGAAG CTgtctgcaggtgtgtatgtTGTCAAAGTAAGTGTGACAGGAAGGCAGGCCTCTGGGGAGAGTGTTACTAACTTCACAGTGGAGCCTG AGATGGACCTGAATATGTCCCCCAGATCAGTTATCCTACCACCACACCAGGACGTGCCgctctctgctgcctctgttGTCATTATTAACGGCAGCC AGAGTTCAGATGATACAGGAGTAGTCAGTTACCTGTGGGAGCAGGTCAGTGGACCGCTGTTGGAAAACGAGGCCCCTATGGACATGCCTGTACTCAGACTGCAGAACCTCACTCCTGGAGAGTATACGTTCAA GCTCACCGTGACTGATTCTGAAGGACTAACTGACTTCACAACTGCCACAGTGCGAGTCATCAGACCAAAGGATGATCCCCCAGTGGCCAGGGCAGGAACTGACCAGGTCATCAGCCTGCCCCTCAACCACCTCACTCTGTGGGGCAACCAGAGCACAGATGACCATGCTATTACCAGCTATCTATGGAGCCTTCATCCCAGCACCTCAGCCATAGCAGCAACAATGCAG GGGGTGAGATCTCCAGCTTTACAGCTCTCTGATCTCCAGGAGGGTCACTACTCAATCCAGCTCACTGTCACTGACTCGAGTGGCCAGCAGAACTCAGACACTGTCTCACTCAATGTGCTCCCTG agaacagagctccTGTGGCAGTAACAGGACCAGATCAGCAGCTGTTTCTCCCAGCCAGCAGTGTCATGTTGAATGGCAGTGACAGCACTGATGACTGTGCTATCACCAGCTACCAGTGGGAGATCCTCAG TGGCCCTCCTGGCTCAAAGATTAAGGACGCAAACAAAGCAGTTGCCCTGGTAACAGGCCTAAGAGCTGGGAGTCACAAATTTCAGCTGACTGTGCaagaccagcagggggcagcagacaGCGCAGTGCTCACAGTCACAGTTAAAGAGG CCAAAAGCCTGCCTCTGGTAGCTCATGCCAGTGGTAGTCACACGCTCACCTTACCCAGCAACTCTCTGGTTCTGAAGGGCTCCGTGTCCAACATTGTCTCTGGCAACGTGTCTTTCCTGTGGCTCAGAGATGAGCAGAGCCCTGCTGCAGGG GATGTTTTGTATGATTCAGACCATCAGGCCTCCCTCTACCTGGCCAACTTGGTAGAGGGCACATACCTGTTCCACCTACGGGCCACTGACACCCAGGGCCACTCCAGCACTGCAACAGCCACTGTGGAAGTGCGTCCTG atgttGGTCAGCGGGAGCAGGTAGAGTTGGAGCTGCAGGTGGCTGTAGCTCAGGTCAGTCAGCAACAGAAAGACACCGTCCTGAGGCAGCTGGCAGCGCTGCTGCATGTGCTTGATGCAGACATCGCTCTGAAGGGTCTGCACGGGCAGTCTGATATCAG CACAGTGTTCAGGTTCTCAGTACAGGGTCCTGATGGAACAGTCCCTGGCCCAAAACTAGCCCGTCTCTTGAGACATCAGctactgaaggaaaaaaacgATTTCCTGCTCTTCAAGGTTCTCAGAGTGAACACAGTCA TGTGTTTGCTGAGCTGTTCTGCCCATGGCCATTGTGACCCTATCACTAAAAGATGTGCCTGTGATCATCTGTGGATGGAGAACCCCTTTCAACACTTCCTTGATGACAATGAGAGCAACTGTG ACTGGAGTGTACTGTATGTCACAATCTGCTGCGTAGCTGTGTTCGTGTTTCTTGTGTCTATGAGCTGGGCATGGTGTAAAAG AGGGAGACGTACAAAAGTAAGGAAGAAAACCAAGTACACAATACTTGACAATGTGGATGAACATGAGAGAATGGAACTGCAGCCAAAATATA ACATCAAACACAGGAGTACAGAGCACAACTCTAGCCTGATGATGTCAGAGTCAGAGTTGGACAGTGATCAGGACACCATCTTCAGTTCCCAGAAGATGGACAGGACCAGGAACCGAGCTAATGGCACCATGACAAATAGAGACGCTTACAGCCTGCACCCTGTGGAAGGCTAA